One part of the Arabidopsis thaliana chromosome 4, partial sequence genome encodes these proteins:
- the CRK30 gene encoding cysteine-rich RLK (RECEPTOR-like protein kinase) 30 — MGMCIPGAKQKLCRDCIMDVTRQLIQTCPNQTAAIHWSGGGKTVCMARYYNQPSSRPLDLESVSIGYNVGNLSTNLTDFDRLWERLIAHMVTKASSASIKYLSFDNSRFYAADETNLTNSQMVYALMQCTPDVSPSNCNTCLKQSVDDYVGCCHGKQGGYVYRPSCIFRWDLYPFNGAFDLLTLAPPPSSQLQSPPPVTNKDEKTIHTGTIIGIVIVVAMVIIMALLALGVSVCRSRKKYQAFASETADDITTVGYLQFDIKDIEAATSNFLASNKIGQGGFGEVYKGTLSNGTEVAVKRLSRTSDQGELEFKNEVLLVAKLQHRNLVRLLGFALQGEEKILVFEFVPNKSLDYFLFDPTKKGQLDWTRRYNIIGGITRGLLYLHQDSRLTIIHRDIKASNILLDADMNPKIADFGMARNFRDHQTEDSTGRVVGTFGYMPPEYVAHGQFSTKSDVYSFGVLILEIVSGRKNSSFYQMDGSVCNLVTYVWRLWNTDSSLELVDPAISGSYEKDEVTRCIHIGLLCVQENPVNRPALSTIFQMLTNSSITLNVPQPPGFFFRNRPESDTLRRGLEPDQYNNESVTCSIDNATITTLLGKTLASALCCITSTLFSKSMYRNTED; from the exons ATGGGGATGTGCATCCCAGGTGCTAAACAAAAGCTTTGTAGGGATTGTATCATGGACGTCACAAGACAGTTAATACAGACATGTCCCAACCAGACAGCAGCAATTCACTGGTCAGGTGGAGGGAAAACTGTATGTATGGCACGTTACTATAACCAGCCGTCTTCTAGACCATTGGATTTGGAATCAGTTTCTATTGGTTATAACGTTGGAAATCTCAGCACAAACTTAACAGATTTTGATAGATTATGGGAGCGATTGATAGCTCATATGGTGACTAAAGCTTCATCAGcatcaataaaatatttatcatttgATAACAGTAGATTCTATGCAGCTGATGAAACAAACTTGACAAATTCTCAAATGGTCTACGCTTTGATGCAATGCACGCCAGACGTCTCTCCTTCCAACTGTAACACTTGTTTAAAACAAAGTGTTGATGACTATGTTGGTTGTTGTCATGGGAAGCAAGGCGGCTATGTGTATCGGCCTAGTTGCATTTTCCGGTGGGATCTATACCCTTTCAATGGCGCCTTTGATCTTCTTACGCTAGCGCCTCCACCCTCATCTCAGCTGCAATCCCCACCTCCAGTGACCAACAAAG ATGAAAAAACGATTCATACAGGAACTATCATTGGGATTGTCATTGTCGTTGCAATGGTCATAATCATGGCTCTGCTTGCTCTAGGGGTTTCTGTTTGCAggagtagaaaaaaatatcaagcTTTTGCCTCAGAAA CTGCCGATGATATTACAACAGTTGGATATCTCCAGTTTGATATTAAAGACATTGAAGCTGCAACAAGTAACTTTTTGGCGAGTAACAAGATTGGTCAAGGTGGTTTCGGCGAAGTTTACAAG GGTACGTTATCAAATGGAACTGAAGTTGCAGTCAAGAGGCTGTCAAGAACTTCAGATCAAGGTGAATTGGAGTTCAAGAACGAGGTGCTTCTTGTAGCAAAACTTCAGCACCGGAATCTCGTTAGGCTTCTCGGTTTTGCTCtgcaaggagaagaaaagatactCGTCTTTGAGTTTGTTCCCAACAAGAGCCTCGATTATTTCCTCTTCG ACCCAACAAAAAAGGGTCAGCTGGACTGGACAAGACGGTACAACATCATTGGAGGGATTACACGAGGGCTTCTCTATCTTCATCAAGACTCTAGGCTCACCATCATACACCGTGACATCAAAGCGAGTAACATTCTTTTAGATGCTGATATGAACCCGAAAATAGCGGATTTCGGGATGGCTAGGAATTTCAGAGATCATCAAACTGAAGACAGTACAGGAAGAGTCGTTGGAACCTT CGGTTACATGCCTCCAGAATATGTTGCGCATGGCCAATTCTCTACCAAATCCGATGTCTATAGCTTCGGAGTATTGATTCTAGAGATTGTTAGTGGCAGGAAGAATAGCAGCTTCTATCAGATGGATGGTTCTGTTTGCAACTTGGTCACATAT GTTTGGAGACTTTGGAACACTGATTCATCTTTAGAGCTCGTAGATCCGGCGATTAGCGGAAGCTATGAGAAAGATGAAGTCACTAGATGCATCCATATCGGACTTTTATGCGTTCAAGAAAATCCTGTGAATCGACCAGCATTGTCTACAATATTCCAAATGCTCACTAATAGCTCCATTACTCTAAATGTCCCTCAACCACCTGGATTTTTCTTCAGGAACAGACCTGAGTCAGACACATTACGCCGTGGATTGGAGCCAGACCAATATAACAATGAATCTGTTACTTGTTCTATCGACAATGCAACAATCACTACACTCCTCGGTAAAACTCTTGCTTCTGCACTCTGTTGTATTACCTCAACTCTATTTTCAAAGTCAATGTATAGAAACACTGAGgattga
- the CRK30 gene encoding cysteine-rich RLK (RECEPTOR-like protein kinase) 30, producing MRQNNLFSLIFWLVPVSLIIVVSAQLCSEKFGTFTPGGTFDKNRRIILSSLPSEVTAQDGFYNASIGTDPDQLYAMGMCIPGAKQKLCRDCIMDVTRQLIQTCPNQTAAIHWSGGGKTVCMARYYNQPSSRPLDLESVSIGYNVGNLSTNLTDFDRLWERLIAHMVTKASSASIKYLSFDNSRFYAADETNLTNSQMVYALMQCTPDVSPSNCNTCLKQSVDDYVGCCHGKQGGYVYRPSCIFRWDLYPFNGAFDLLTLAPPPSSQLQSPPPVTNKDEKTIHTGTIIGIVIVVAMVIIMALLALGVSVCRSRKKYQAFASETADDITTVGYLQFDIKDIEAATSNFLASNKIGQGGFGEVYKGTLSNGTEVAVKRLSRTSDQGELEFKNEVLLVAKLQHRNLVRLLGFALQGEEKILVFEFVPNKSLDYFLFDPTKKGQLDWTRRYNIIGGITRGLLYLHQDSRLTIIHRDIKASNILLDADMNPKIADFGMARNFRDHQTEDSTGRVVGTFGYMPPEYVAHGQFSTKSDVYSFGVLILEIVSGRKNSSFYQMDGSVCNLVTYVWRLWNTDSSLELVDPAISGSYEKDEVTRCIHIGLLCVQENPVNRPALSTIFQMLTNSSITLNVPQPPGFFFRNRPESDTLRRGLEPDQYNNESVTCSIDNATITTLLGKTLASALCCITSTLFSKSMYRNTED from the exons ATGCGTCAAAATAATCTCTTCTCATTGATCTTCTGGCTTGTCCCTGTGAGCTTAATTATTGTTGTCTCTGCACAGTTATGCTCGGAGAAGTTTGGAACTTTTACACCAGGTGGTACATTTGACAAGAACCGCCGAATCATTCTCTCATCTCTTCCATCTGAAGTCACAGCTCAAGATGGCTTCTACAACGCTTCGATTGGAACAGATCCTGACCAACTCTACGCAATGGGGATGTGCATCCCAGGTGCTAAACAAAAGCTTTGTAGGGATTGTATCATGGACGTCACAAGACAGTTAATACAGACATGTCCCAACCAGACAGCAGCAATTCACTGGTCAGGTGGAGGGAAAACTGTATGTATGGCACGTTACTATAACCAGCCGTCTTCTAGACCATTGGATTTGGAATCAGTTTCTATTGGTTATAACGTTGGAAATCTCAGCACAAACTTAACAGATTTTGATAGATTATGGGAGCGATTGATAGCTCATATGGTGACTAAAGCTTCATCAGcatcaataaaatatttatcatttgATAACAGTAGATTCTATGCAGCTGATGAAACAAACTTGACAAATTCTCAAATGGTCTACGCTTTGATGCAATGCACGCCAGACGTCTCTCCTTCCAACTGTAACACTTGTTTAAAACAAAGTGTTGATGACTATGTTGGTTGTTGTCATGGGAAGCAAGGCGGCTATGTGTATCGGCCTAGTTGCATTTTCCGGTGGGATCTATACCCTTTCAATGGCGCCTTTGATCTTCTTACGCTAGCGCCTCCACCCTCATCTCAGCTGCAATCCCCACCTCCAGTGACCAACAAAG ATGAAAAAACGATTCATACAGGAACTATCATTGGGATTGTCATTGTCGTTGCAATGGTCATAATCATGGCTCTGCTTGCTCTAGGGGTTTCTGTTTGCAggagtagaaaaaaatatcaagcTTTTGCCTCAGAAA CTGCCGATGATATTACAACAGTTGGATATCTCCAGTTTGATATTAAAGACATTGAAGCTGCAACAAGTAACTTTTTGGCGAGTAACAAGATTGGTCAAGGTGGTTTCGGCGAAGTTTACAAG GGTACGTTATCAAATGGAACTGAAGTTGCAGTCAAGAGGCTGTCAAGAACTTCAGATCAAGGTGAATTGGAGTTCAAGAACGAGGTGCTTCTTGTAGCAAAACTTCAGCACCGGAATCTCGTTAGGCTTCTCGGTTTTGCTCtgcaaggagaagaaaagatactCGTCTTTGAGTTTGTTCCCAACAAGAGCCTCGATTATTTCCTCTTCG ACCCAACAAAAAAGGGTCAGCTGGACTGGACAAGACGGTACAACATCATTGGAGGGATTACACGAGGGCTTCTCTATCTTCATCAAGACTCTAGGCTCACCATCATACACCGTGACATCAAAGCGAGTAACATTCTTTTAGATGCTGATATGAACCCGAAAATAGCGGATTTCGGGATGGCTAGGAATTTCAGAGATCATCAAACTGAAGACAGTACAGGAAGAGTCGTTGGAACCTT CGGTTACATGCCTCCAGAATATGTTGCGCATGGCCAATTCTCTACCAAATCCGATGTCTATAGCTTCGGAGTATTGATTCTAGAGATTGTTAGTGGCAGGAAGAATAGCAGCTTCTATCAGATGGATGGTTCTGTTTGCAACTTGGTCACATAT GTTTGGAGACTTTGGAACACTGATTCATCTTTAGAGCTCGTAGATCCGGCGATTAGCGGAAGCTATGAGAAAGATGAAGTCACTAGATGCATCCATATCGGACTTTTATGCGTTCAAGAAAATCCTGTGAATCGACCAGCATTGTCTACAATATTCCAAATGCTCACTAATAGCTCCATTACTCTAAATGTCCCTCAACCACCTGGATTTTTCTTCAGGAACAGACCTGAGTCAGACACATTACGCCGTGGATTGGAGCCAGACCAATATAACAATGAATCTGTTACTTGTTCTATCGACAATGCAACAATCACTACACTCCTCGGTAAAACTCTTGCTTCTGCACTCTGTTGTATTACCTCAACTCTATTTTCAAAGTCAATGTATAGAAACACTGAGgattga
- the CRK30 gene encoding cysteine-rich RLK (RECEPTOR-like protein kinase) 30 (cysteine-rich RLK (RECEPTOR-like protein kinase) 30 (CRK30); FUNCTIONS IN: kinase activity; INVOLVED IN: protein amino acid phosphorylation; LOCATED IN: endomembrane system; EXPRESSED IN: 13 plant structures; EXPRESSED DURING: 7 growth stages; CONTAINS InterPro DOMAIN/s: Protein kinase, ATP binding site (InterPro:IPR017441), Protein kinase, catalytic domain (InterPro:IPR000719), Protein of unknown function DUF26 (InterPro:IPR002902), Serine-threonine/tyrosine-protein kinase (InterPro:IPR001245), Concanavalin A-like lectin/glucanase (InterPro:IPR008985), Protein kinase-like domain (InterPro:IPR011009), Serine/threonine-protein kinase, active site (InterPro:IPR008271); BEST Arabidopsis thaliana protein match is: cysteine-rich RLK (RECEPTOR-like protein kinase) 31 (TAIR:AT4G11470.1); Has 121801 Blast hits to 120416 proteins in 4734 species: Archae - 98; Bacteria - 13989; Metazoa - 44659; Fungi - 10692; Plants - 34186; Viruses - 446; Other Eukaryotes - 17731 (source: NCBI BLink).), protein MRQNNLFSLIFWLVPVSLIIVVSAQLCSEKFGTFTPGGTFDKNRRIILSSLPSEVTAQDGFYNASIGTDPDQLYAMGMCIPGAKQKLCRDCIMDVTRQLIQTCPNQTAAIHWSGGGKTVCMARYYNQPSSRPLDLESVSIGYNVGNLSTNLTDFDRLWERLIAHMVTKASSASIKYLSFDNSRFYAADETNLTNSQMVYALMQCTPDVSPSNCNTCLKQSVDDYVGCCHGKQGGYVYRPSCIFRWDLYPFNGAFDLLTLAPPPSSQLQSPPPVTNKDEKTIHTGTIIGIVIVVAMVIIMALLALGVSVCRSRKKYQAFASETADDITTVGYLQFDIKDIEAATSNFLASNKIGQGGFGEVYKGTLSNGTEVAVKRLSRTSDQGELEFKNEVLLVAKLQHRNLVRLLGFALQGEEKILVFEFVPNKSLDYFLFGSTNPTKKGQLDWTRRYNIIGGITRGLLYLHQDSRLTIIHRDIKASNILLDADMNPKIADFGMARNFRDHQTEDSTGRVVGTFGYMPPEYVAHGQFSTKSDVYSFGVLILEIVSGRKNSSFYQMDGSVCNLVTYVWRLWNTDSSLELVDPAISGSYEKDEVTRCIHIGLLCVQENPVNRPALSTIFQMLTNSSITLNVPQPPGFFFRNRPESDTLRRGLEPDQYNNESVTCSIDNATITTLLGKTLASALCCITSTLFSKSMYRNTED, encoded by the exons ATGCGTCAAAATAATCTCTTCTCATTGATCTTCTGGCTTGTCCCTGTGAGCTTAATTATTGTTGTCTCTGCACAGTTATGCTCGGAGAAGTTTGGAACTTTTACACCAGGTGGTACATTTGACAAGAACCGCCGAATCATTCTCTCATCTCTTCCATCTGAAGTCACAGCTCAAGATGGCTTCTACAACGCTTCGATTGGAACAGATCCTGACCAACTCTACGCAATGGGGATGTGCATCCCAGGTGCTAAACAAAAGCTTTGTAGGGATTGTATCATGGACGTCACAAGACAGTTAATACAGACATGTCCCAACCAGACAGCAGCAATTCACTGGTCAGGTGGAGGGAAAACTGTATGTATGGCACGTTACTATAACCAGCCGTCTTCTAGACCATTGGATTTGGAATCAGTTTCTATTGGTTATAACGTTGGAAATCTCAGCACAAACTTAACAGATTTTGATAGATTATGGGAGCGATTGATAGCTCATATGGTGACTAAAGCTTCATCAGcatcaataaaatatttatcatttgATAACAGTAGATTCTATGCAGCTGATGAAACAAACTTGACAAATTCTCAAATGGTCTACGCTTTGATGCAATGCACGCCAGACGTCTCTCCTTCCAACTGTAACACTTGTTTAAAACAAAGTGTTGATGACTATGTTGGTTGTTGTCATGGGAAGCAAGGCGGCTATGTGTATCGGCCTAGTTGCATTTTCCGGTGGGATCTATACCCTTTCAATGGCGCCTTTGATCTTCTTACGCTAGCGCCTCCACCCTCATCTCAGCTGCAATCCCCACCTCCAGTGACCAACAAAG ATGAAAAAACGATTCATACAGGAACTATCATTGGGATTGTCATTGTCGTTGCAATGGTCATAATCATGGCTCTGCTTGCTCTAGGGGTTTCTGTTTGCAggagtagaaaaaaatatcaagcTTTTGCCTCAGAAA CTGCCGATGATATTACAACAGTTGGATATCTCCAGTTTGATATTAAAGACATTGAAGCTGCAACAAGTAACTTTTTGGCGAGTAACAAGATTGGTCAAGGTGGTTTCGGCGAAGTTTACAAG GGTACGTTATCAAATGGAACTGAAGTTGCAGTCAAGAGGCTGTCAAGAACTTCAGATCAAGGTGAATTGGAGTTCAAGAACGAGGTGCTTCTTGTAGCAAAACTTCAGCACCGGAATCTCGTTAGGCTTCTCGGTTTTGCTCtgcaaggagaagaaaagatactCGTCTTTGAGTTTGTTCCCAACAAGAGCCTCGATTATTTCCTCTTCGGTAGTACTA ACCCAACAAAAAAGGGTCAGCTGGACTGGACAAGACGGTACAACATCATTGGAGGGATTACACGAGGGCTTCTCTATCTTCATCAAGACTCTAGGCTCACCATCATACACCGTGACATCAAAGCGAGTAACATTCTTTTAGATGCTGATATGAACCCGAAAATAGCGGATTTCGGGATGGCTAGGAATTTCAGAGATCATCAAACTGAAGACAGTACAGGAAGAGTCGTTGGAACCTT CGGTTACATGCCTCCAGAATATGTTGCGCATGGCCAATTCTCTACCAAATCCGATGTCTATAGCTTCGGAGTATTGATTCTAGAGATTGTTAGTGGCAGGAAGAATAGCAGCTTCTATCAGATGGATGGTTCTGTTTGCAACTTGGTCACATAT GTTTGGAGACTTTGGAACACTGATTCATCTTTAGAGCTCGTAGATCCGGCGATTAGCGGAAGCTATGAGAAAGATGAAGTCACTAGATGCATCCATATCGGACTTTTATGCGTTCAAGAAAATCCTGTGAATCGACCAGCATTGTCTACAATATTCCAAATGCTCACTAATAGCTCCATTACTCTAAATGTCCCTCAACCACCTGGATTTTTCTTCAGGAACAGACCTGAGTCAGACACATTACGCCGTGGATTGGAGCCAGACCAATATAACAATGAATCTGTTACTTGTTCTATCGACAATGCAACAATCACTACACTCCTCGGTAAAACTCTTGCTTCTGCACTCTGTTGTATTACCTCAACTCTATTTTCAAAGTCAATGTATAGAAACACTGAGgattga